One window of Nocardia sp. NBC_00508 genomic DNA carries:
- a CDS encoding HAD-IC family P-type ATPase: MSITVQVLAATGLSSAEVEQRRRDGRTNDVPDRASRSVRDIVRANVFTRINAILGVLFVLILATGSLIDGMFGLLIVANSAVGIIQEIRAKRTLDQLAIVGQAKPTVRRDGTAVEIAPREVVLDDLIELGPGDQIVVDGTVEESALLEVDESLLTGEADPIDKAVGAPVMSGSFVVSGSGAYRATKVGRDAYAARLAEEASKFTLVHSELRSGIDKILKFITYLLIPAGLLSIYNQLVSSKESWRPAVSGMVAALVPMVPEGLVLMTSIAFAVGVVRLGRRKCLVQELPAIEGLARVDVVCADKTGTLTENGMRLSDLKTLDTFDDAEVRTALAALAADDPRPNASVQAIAEALPDGPGWQRTAVAPFSSAKKWSGCSYGEHGDWLLGAPDVLLDPDSADARVAEELGSSGLRVLLLARSDRPVDAPDAPGLVRPGALVVLEQKVRPDARDTLEYFAGQNVSIKVISGDNAVSVGAVASSLDLPGGDHPIDARELPEDRDALADALDRNTTFGRVRPDQKRAMVAALQARGHTVAMTGDGVNDVLALKDSDIGVAMGAGSPATRAVAQIVLLDNKFATLPYVVGEGRRVIGNIERVSNLFLTKTVYSVLLAFLVGVAGVGSQIFDYAPIGYPFLPRHVTIAAWFTIGIPAFILSLAPNNERARTGFVGRVMRLAIPSGAVIGVATFVAYLIAYAGPQASEEQKVQAGTTALITLIMIAVWVLAIVARPYVWWKVALIAVSVAAYVFLFTVPFTREFFKLDPSNVALTSAAVICGAVGIVLVEAAWWMSAAMLGDKRQLLPSSPSGAA; the protein is encoded by the coding sequence ATGTCGATTACCGTGCAGGTGCTCGCAGCCACTGGACTCAGTTCGGCTGAGGTCGAGCAACGCCGCCGCGACGGCCGCACCAACGATGTGCCGGATCGCGCCAGCCGCTCGGTGCGCGACATCGTGCGCGCGAACGTCTTCACCAGGATCAACGCCATCCTCGGTGTGCTGTTCGTCCTGATCCTGGCCACCGGCTCGCTCATCGACGGCATGTTCGGCCTGCTCATCGTCGCCAACAGCGCGGTCGGCATCATCCAGGAGATCCGCGCCAAACGCACCCTGGACCAGCTCGCCATCGTCGGGCAGGCCAAGCCGACCGTGCGCCGGGACGGGACGGCCGTCGAGATCGCGCCGCGCGAGGTGGTGCTCGACGACCTGATCGAGCTCGGCCCCGGCGACCAGATCGTCGTGGACGGCACGGTCGAGGAGTCCGCGCTGCTCGAGGTGGACGAATCGCTGCTCACCGGCGAAGCCGACCCGATCGACAAGGCGGTCGGCGCCCCGGTGATGTCCGGCAGCTTCGTGGTCTCCGGGTCCGGCGCCTATCGCGCCACCAAGGTCGGCCGGGACGCCTACGCCGCGCGGCTGGCCGAGGAGGCGAGCAAATTCACCCTGGTGCACTCCGAGCTGCGCAGCGGTATCGACAAGATCCTGAAGTTCATCACCTACCTGCTCATCCCCGCGGGCCTGCTGAGTATCTACAACCAGCTGGTCTCCAGCAAGGAGTCGTGGCGGCCCGCGGTCAGCGGCATGGTCGCCGCGCTGGTGCCGATGGTGCCCGAGGGGCTGGTACTGATGACCTCGATCGCGTTCGCGGTCGGCGTGGTGCGGCTGGGGCGGCGCAAGTGCCTGGTGCAGGAGCTGCCCGCGATCGAGGGGCTGGCCCGCGTCGACGTAGTGTGCGCGGACAAGACCGGCACGCTGACCGAGAACGGCATGCGGCTGTCGGACCTGAAGACGCTGGACACCTTCGACGACGCCGAGGTTCGTACCGCGCTGGCCGCGCTGGCCGCCGACGATCCGCGCCCGAACGCGAGCGTGCAGGCGATCGCCGAGGCCCTGCCGGACGGTCCCGGCTGGCAGCGCACCGCCGTCGCGCCGTTCTCCTCGGCCAAGAAGTGGAGCGGCTGCTCCTATGGCGAGCACGGCGACTGGCTGCTCGGCGCGCCGGACGTGCTGCTCGACCCGGACTCCGCGGACGCGCGCGTCGCCGAAGAACTCGGATCCTCCGGTCTGCGCGTCCTGCTGCTGGCGCGCAGCGACCGACCCGTCGACGCGCCGGACGCCCCCGGTCTCGTTCGGCCCGGCGCCCTGGTCGTGCTGGAACAGAAGGTCCGGCCCGACGCCCGCGACACGCTCGAATACTTTGCCGGCCAGAACGTTTCGATCAAGGTGATCTCCGGCGACAACGCCGTGTCGGTCGGTGCGGTGGCCTCCTCGCTCGACCTGCCGGGCGGCGACCACCCGATCGACGCGCGGGAGCTGCCGGAGGACCGCGACGCGCTGGCCGACGCGCTGGACCGCAATACCACCTTCGGCCGGGTGCGCCCGGATCAGAAGCGCGCCATGGTGGCGGCCCTACAGGCGCGCGGGCACACCGTGGCGATGACCGGCGACGGCGTGAACGACGTTCTCGCGCTGAAGGATTCGGATATCGGCGTGGCCATGGGCGCGGGCAGCCCGGCCACCCGCGCCGTGGCGCAGATCGTGCTGCTGGACAACAAGTTCGCCACGCTGCCCTACGTGGTCGGCGAGGGCCGCCGGGTGATCGGCAATATCGAGCGGGTCTCGAATCTGTTCCTGACCAAGACCGTCTATTCCGTGCTGCTCGCGTTCCTGGTCGGCGTCGCCGGAGTCGGCTCGCAAATCTTCGACTATGCGCCTATCGGCTACCCGTTCCTGCCGCGGCACGTGACGATCGCGGCCTGGTTCACCATCGGCATCCCGGCGTTCATCCTCTCGCTCGCGCCCAACAACGAGCGCGCCCGCACCGGCTTCGTCGGACGCGTGATGCGGTTGGCCATCCCGTCGGGCGCCGTGATCGGCGTGGCCACCTTCGTCGCCTACCTGATCGCCTACGCGGGGCCGCAGGCGAGCGAAGAACAGAAGGTCCAGGCGGGCACCACCGCGCTCATCACGCTGATCATGATCGCGGTATGGGTGCTCGCCATCGTGGCGCGGCCGTACGTCTGGTGGAAGGTCGCGCTGATCGCGGTGTCGGTGGCGGCGTACGTCTTCCTGTTCACCGTTCCGTTCACGCGCGAATTCTTCAAACTCGACCCCTCCAACGTCGCACTCACCAGCGCGGCGGTGATCTGCGGCGCAGTCGGCATCGTCCTCGTGGAGGCTGCCTGGTGGATGAGCGCGGCGATGCTCGGAGACAAGCGGCAACTGCTCCCCAGCTCGCCGAGCGGGGCAGCCTGA